A portion of the Syngnathoides biaculeatus isolate LvHL_M chromosome 7, ASM1980259v1, whole genome shotgun sequence genome contains these proteins:
- the klhl26 gene encoding kelch-like protein 26 isoform X2, whose amino-acid sequence MAETDGGATPSAHSLNRAMFTGGMKESNQNTIELKGLSARGLKHIIDFAYSSEVTLDLDCIQDVLGAAVFLQMVPVVELCEEFLQSAMSVKTCLHIDQMATTFSLSSLKASVDAFTFRHFLQISEEEDFLHIPMERLVFFLQSNKLKNCSEIDLFHAAIRWLRHDESRRAQASNVLCHVRFPLMRSSDLVDSIQRVDIMVEDVQCRQYLLEAFNYQILPFRQHEMQSTRTLIRSDVVSFITFGGTPYTDNDRTVSTKVYYLPDVASRHFKELTEMDTGCSHACVAVLDNFVYVVGGQHLQYRSGEGAVDNCMRFDPHLNHWLRIQPMQEARIQFHLNVLNGKLYATGGRNRSGSLSTVECYCPKKNEWTYVEPLKRRIWGHAGTPCGEKLYISGGYGVSLDDKKTLHCYDPMADQWNFRAPMNEPRVLHAMICSRDRVYALGGRMDHVDRCFDVLAVEYYNPQSDQWTTVSPMRAGQSEAGCCLLDGKIYIVGGYNWHLNNVTSIVQVYNTETDEWERDLHFPESFAGIACTPIVLPQTHVEYLTSWL is encoded by the exons ATGGCGGAGACGGATGGTGGGGCTACTCCATCGGCACATTCGCTGAACAG gGCCATGTTCACTGGAGGCATGAAGGAGTCAAACCAAAATACCATTGAGCTCAAGGGTTTGTCCGCCCGGGGCCTGAAGCATATTATAGACTTCGCTTACAGTTCGGAAGTCACTTTAGATCTGGACTGCATTCAAGATGTGCTTGGAGCAGCCGTCTTCCTTCAGATGGTCCCTGTTGTGGAACTCTGTGAGGAGTTTCTCCAGTCAGCCATGAGTGTTAAGACATGCCTTCACATCGACCAGATGGCAACCACGTTCAGCTTGTCTTCCCTCAAGGCGTCAGTGGATGCCTTCACCTTTCGCCACTTCCTCCAAATATCTGAGGAGGAGGACTTCCTGCACATCCCAATGGAGCGCCTCGTCTTCTTTCTGCAGAGCAACAAGTTGAAGAATTGTAGTGAGATTGATCTCTTCCATGCAGCCATCCGTTGGCTCCGGCATGACGAGTCTCGCCGTGCTCAAGCCAGCAATGTCCTCTGCCATGTGCGCTTCCCCCTCATGCGTTCATCTGACCTGGTGGACAGTATTCAGAGGGTAGACATCATGGTGGAGGATGTGCAGTGCCGCCAGTACCTCCTGGAGGCCTTCAATTATCAGATTCTTCCATTCCGGCAGCATGAGATGCAGTCGACGCGCACGCTCATTCGTTCTGATGTTGTGTCTTTCATCACTTTTGGCGGAACCCCATACACTGACAACGACCGCACAGTGAGCACCAAGGTGTACTATCTCCCTGACGTTGCTTCCCGCCACTTCAAGGAGTTGACTGAGATGGATACTGGGTGCAGCCATGCCTGTGTCGCTGTCCTTGACAACTTTGTGTATGTTGTGGGTGGGCAACATTTACAGTATCGTAGTGGTGAGGGGGCTGTTGACAACTGTATGCGCTTTGATCCGCACTTGAACCATTGGCTCCGCATCCAACCAATGCAGGAGGCTCGCATCCAGTTTCATCTCAACGTCTTGAACGGGAAGCTTTATGCCACTGGAGGGCGCAATCGATCCGGCAGTCTATCAACTGTGGAATGCTACTGCCCAAAGAAAAATGAGTGGACCTATGTGGAGCCATTAAAACGGAGGATTTGGGGTCATGCAGGGACTCCCTGTGGAGAAAAGCTGTACATCTCCGGTGGTTATGGTGTCTCTTTGGATGACAAGAAAACTCTTCACTGTTACGACCCGATGGCCGACCAGTGGAATTTTAGAGCGCCCATGAATGAACCTAGAGTGCTCCATGCCATGATATGTAGTAGGGATAGGGTCTATGCTTTGGGTGGACGCATGGACCACGTGGACCGCTGTTTTGATGTACTAGCTGTTGAGTATTACAATCCACAGAGTGACCAGTGGACCACCGTCAGCCCCATGAGAGCAGGCCAGTCTGAGGCGGGCTGCTGCTTACTTGATGGGAAGATATACATTGTCGGGGGCTACAACTGGCACTTGAACAACGTCACAAGCATCGTCCAAGTGTACAACACAGAGACGGATGAGTGGGAGCGGGATTTGCACTTCCCTGAATCATTTGCTGGGATTGCTTGTACACCAATTGTACTTCCACAGACACACGTTGAATACCTGACCTCTTGGCTGTGA
- the klhl26 gene encoding kelch-like protein 26 isoform X1 translates to MAETDGGATPSAHSLNSMASKNSPLRCTFSAPSHSTTLLQGLSILRAQGQLLDVVLAVNEERFQVHKAVLAACSDYFRAMFTGGMKESNQNTIELKGLSARGLKHIIDFAYSSEVTLDLDCIQDVLGAAVFLQMVPVVELCEEFLQSAMSVKTCLHIDQMATTFSLSSLKASVDAFTFRHFLQISEEEDFLHIPMERLVFFLQSNKLKNCSEIDLFHAAIRWLRHDESRRAQASNVLCHVRFPLMRSSDLVDSIQRVDIMVEDVQCRQYLLEAFNYQILPFRQHEMQSTRTLIRSDVVSFITFGGTPYTDNDRTVSTKVYYLPDVASRHFKELTEMDTGCSHACVAVLDNFVYVVGGQHLQYRSGEGAVDNCMRFDPHLNHWLRIQPMQEARIQFHLNVLNGKLYATGGRNRSGSLSTVECYCPKKNEWTYVEPLKRRIWGHAGTPCGEKLYISGGYGVSLDDKKTLHCYDPMADQWNFRAPMNEPRVLHAMICSRDRVYALGGRMDHVDRCFDVLAVEYYNPQSDQWTTVSPMRAGQSEAGCCLLDGKIYIVGGYNWHLNNVTSIVQVYNTETDEWERDLHFPESFAGIACTPIVLPQTHVEYLTSWL, encoded by the exons ATGGCGGAGACGGATGGTGGGGCTACTCCATCGGCACATTCGCTGAACAG TATGGCTAGCAAGAATAGCCCCCTGCGCTGCACATTTTCAGCTCCCAGCCACAGTACCACTCTCCTCCAGGGCTTGTCGATATTGAGGGCTCAAGGCCAACTTCTTGATGTGGTGCTGGCCGTCAATGAGGAGCGCTTCCAGGTCCACAAAGCTGTTCTGGCTGCTTGTAGTGATTACTTCAG gGCCATGTTCACTGGAGGCATGAAGGAGTCAAACCAAAATACCATTGAGCTCAAGGGTTTGTCCGCCCGGGGCCTGAAGCATATTATAGACTTCGCTTACAGTTCGGAAGTCACTTTAGATCTGGACTGCATTCAAGATGTGCTTGGAGCAGCCGTCTTCCTTCAGATGGTCCCTGTTGTGGAACTCTGTGAGGAGTTTCTCCAGTCAGCCATGAGTGTTAAGACATGCCTTCACATCGACCAGATGGCAACCACGTTCAGCTTGTCTTCCCTCAAGGCGTCAGTGGATGCCTTCACCTTTCGCCACTTCCTCCAAATATCTGAGGAGGAGGACTTCCTGCACATCCCAATGGAGCGCCTCGTCTTCTTTCTGCAGAGCAACAAGTTGAAGAATTGTAGTGAGATTGATCTCTTCCATGCAGCCATCCGTTGGCTCCGGCATGACGAGTCTCGCCGTGCTCAAGCCAGCAATGTCCTCTGCCATGTGCGCTTCCCCCTCATGCGTTCATCTGACCTGGTGGACAGTATTCAGAGGGTAGACATCATGGTGGAGGATGTGCAGTGCCGCCAGTACCTCCTGGAGGCCTTCAATTATCAGATTCTTCCATTCCGGCAGCATGAGATGCAGTCGACGCGCACGCTCATTCGTTCTGATGTTGTGTCTTTCATCACTTTTGGCGGAACCCCATACACTGACAACGACCGCACAGTGAGCACCAAGGTGTACTATCTCCCTGACGTTGCTTCCCGCCACTTCAAGGAGTTGACTGAGATGGATACTGGGTGCAGCCATGCCTGTGTCGCTGTCCTTGACAACTTTGTGTATGTTGTGGGTGGGCAACATTTACAGTATCGTAGTGGTGAGGGGGCTGTTGACAACTGTATGCGCTTTGATCCGCACTTGAACCATTGGCTCCGCATCCAACCAATGCAGGAGGCTCGCATCCAGTTTCATCTCAACGTCTTGAACGGGAAGCTTTATGCCACTGGAGGGCGCAATCGATCCGGCAGTCTATCAACTGTGGAATGCTACTGCCCAAAGAAAAATGAGTGGACCTATGTGGAGCCATTAAAACGGAGGATTTGGGGTCATGCAGGGACTCCCTGTGGAGAAAAGCTGTACATCTCCGGTGGTTATGGTGTCTCTTTGGATGACAAGAAAACTCTTCACTGTTACGACCCGATGGCCGACCAGTGGAATTTTAGAGCGCCCATGAATGAACCTAGAGTGCTCCATGCCATGATATGTAGTAGGGATAGGGTCTATGCTTTGGGTGGACGCATGGACCACGTGGACCGCTGTTTTGATGTACTAGCTGTTGAGTATTACAATCCACAGAGTGACCAGTGGACCACCGTCAGCCCCATGAGAGCAGGCCAGTCTGAGGCGGGCTGCTGCTTACTTGATGGGAAGATATACATTGTCGGGGGCTACAACTGGCACTTGAACAACGTCACAAGCATCGTCCAAGTGTACAACACAGAGACGGATGAGTGGGAGCGGGATTTGCACTTCCCTGAATCATTTGCTGGGATTGCTTGTACACCAATTGTACTTCCACAGACACACGTTGAATACCTGACCTCTTGGCTGTGA